The following proteins come from a genomic window of Nicotiana tomentosiformis chromosome 12, ASM39032v3, whole genome shotgun sequence:
- the LOC138903048 gene encoding uncharacterized protein, whose translation MPRYAKFIKDLVTKMKSMNCETIKMTHQMSTIVHSMTPKLEDPDAFTILCTIGSADFTKAHCDLGASINLMPYSVFKTLGIGQPRPTSMRLHMAGRTMKRPLGIIDDVLVRVDKFILLADFVILDCEMDYEVPIILGRPFLDTGKVLVDVEASELTFQVGEKVGFHV comes from the coding sequence ATGCCCAGATATGCAAAGTTCAtaaaggatttggtgacaaagatgaagtcgatgaattgtgagactataaagatgacacatcaaaTGAGCACAATTGTGCACTCAATgactcctaaattggaagatcccgacgCTTTCACAATCCTTTGCACCATTGGAAGCGCCGACTTTACCAAAGCTCATTGTGATCTAGGGGCGAgcatcaacttgatgccctactcggttTTTAAAacattggggattgggcaaccaagacccacttctATGAGGCTACATATGGCGggtcgtactatgaagagaccattgggtattattgatgatgtgttggttcgagttgataagttcatcctcctggcggactttgtgattcttgattgtgaaatGGACTATGAGGTACCTATTATTTTGGGCAGACCTTTCCTTGATACGGGAAAGGtacttgttgatgtggaagccagcGAACTCACCTTCCAGGTGGGTGAAAAGGTGGGTTTCCATGTGTGA